The Saliniradius amylolyticus DNA segment TGACGTTCTTGCCAACTGTTTAACAGCTCTTGTTCATGTTGATGATTCATGCACTAGCCTTCACTTTCATAATGGTAGGGAACAGCGCCTGAGCCAAGCGGGTTAATGGTGTTATGACCCAGCATCAGGCGGGCGCTATTCTAAAGAAAGCCACTGCTAACAACAAATTGGTATAAATTTTCAGAATTTACTAATAAAGCAGAATAAGAAGGGTTTTATCGGTAATTTTTTACCGGTTTAGATTCAGGGCAGCGTTCAATACAGGCCTTTTTGCTGCACATCGTCAATAACATGCCACTAGTTACTGACACAGGCAGGTAAAAGTGAAATTAACTTTCATTACCTGTGGGGATAAATTTCATCGATACCGAGTTCACGCAATAGCGCTTACCTGTCGGCGGCGGTCCATCGGGAAAGACATGGCCTAAATGGGCATCACACTGCTGACACAAAATCTCAGTGCGTATCATGCCATGGCTGCGATCCTCCTGATAGGCCACATTGCCCTCGGGCGACTCCTCAAAAAATGACGGCCAGCCACAGCCCGCATCGAACTTAGTGTCCGATTCAAACAGACGAGCGCCACAACAGGTGCAGATATAATGCCCGGTGGCCTCGTTATCTAACAGGTCACCAGAAAACGGCGCCTCAGTGCCCTTCTGTCGGCAGACCCGATACTCTTCGTCGGTAAGTTGGTCACGCCATTGCTGCTCTGTTTTGGTCATAAGAAGGTTGAAGTTGTCGAACCGATACAAAAAAGGCTGACACAAAGGTCAGCCTTTTTCCAATTTTAATGTCCTACTAGCGCTTAATGGCGACCTGTGGCTGGCCGGGCTGACTCCAT contains these protein-coding regions:
- the msrB gene encoding peptide-methionine (R)-S-oxide reductase MsrB, which translates into the protein MTKTEQQWRDQLTDEEYRVCRQKGTEAPFSGDLLDNEATGHYICTCCGARLFESDTKFDAGCGWPSFFEESPEGNVAYQEDRSHGMIRTEILCQQCDAHLGHVFPDGPPPTGKRYCVNSVSMKFIPTGNES